A section of the Pseudorasbora parva isolate DD20220531a chromosome 2, ASM2467924v1, whole genome shotgun sequence genome encodes:
- the si:dkey-282h22.5 gene encoding uncharacterized protein si:dkey-282h22.5: MRMKSALNLLSLLCLCAAQKKWTQETSEWDHRDKPNGKSCSNLTQVLDNWKYAIMYQVKDMLVNDHASILPEYVRIQPLSDAVGDLYKQFDTLKENLVKLTSKFDKVESFVDEIQAGRFPKPKLWTPPRLSHQIPVKSSEKVPGKALWAQRRARRRPGT, encoded by the exons atgaggatgaaGAGCGCTCTGAACCTGCTGTCGCTGCTGTGTCTGTGTGCTGCTCAGAAGAAATGGACCCAGGAAACGTCTGAGTGGGACCACCGAG ACAAACCCAATGGCAAGAGCTGTTCAAACCTGACGCAGGTCCTGGACAACTGGAAATACGCCATCATGTACCAGGTCAAAGACATGCTAGTCAATGATCATGCATCCATTTTACCCGAATATGTCAG GATCCAGCCCCTCTCGGATGCAGTGGGAGATCTCTATAAACAGTTTGACACTCTGAAGGAGAACCTGGTGAAGCTAACCAGCAAGTTTGACAAAGTGGAAAGCTTTGTGGACGAGATCCAAGCTGGAAGATTTCCCAAGCCCAAACTCTGGACGCCCCCGAGACTCTCGCATCAGATCCCAGTGAAAAGTTCTGAAAAGGTCCCGGGTAAAGCCCTGTGGGCTCAGAGGAGAGCCAGAAGACGTCCTGGCACCTAG